In Flavobacterium gelatinilyticum, a genomic segment contains:
- a CDS encoding DUF6048 family protein, with amino-acid sequence MKHILKYTFSLCFLLSMFLGHSQEIKDSIAPKEIVTEKPKAKASKPAVKEVKKDSIPVPVKTDRYGLRVGVDLYKLTRGFYDKNYKGIEITGDWRLTKKYYIAAELGFEDKTTDDDRLNSTATGTYIKGGFDYNLYDNWLDMENLITIGLRGGFSSFSQDLNSYKIYNPNPYWGEQPAIAANQKYSGLSAAWLEVAMGIKAKVFNNIFVGFGVQLKLLAMNNKPSGFDNLYIPGFNRTYDGSFGVGFNYTVSYFIPIYKKKVIVPEIKEAPKK; translated from the coding sequence ATGAAACACATCTTGAAATATACTTTTAGTCTTTGTTTCTTGCTTTCAATGTTTTTGGGACATTCACAAGAAATAAAAGATTCAATAGCCCCAAAAGAAATAGTTACTGAAAAACCTAAGGCCAAAGCATCAAAACCGGCAGTTAAGGAAGTAAAAAAAGACAGCATTCCAGTTCCTGTAAAAACAGACCGATATGGTTTACGCGTGGGGGTAGACTTGTATAAATTGACAAGAGGTTTTTACGACAAAAATTATAAAGGGATAGAAATTACAGGTGACTGGCGATTAACAAAAAAATATTATATCGCTGCTGAACTGGGTTTTGAAGACAAAACAACAGATGACGACCGACTAAATTCAACTGCAACAGGAACATATATAAAAGGAGGTTTCGACTATAACTTGTATGACAACTGGCTTGATATGGAAAACCTCATTACAATTGGTCTGCGAGGCGGTTTCAGTTCTTTTAGTCAGGATCTAAACAGTTATAAAATCTACAATCCAAATCCGTATTGGGGAGAACAGCCTGCAATAGCCGCAAATCAAAAATACAGCGGACTTTCGGCTGCATGGCTTGAAGTAGCTATGGGAATTAAAGCCAAAGTTTTCAATAATATATTTGTTGGATTTGGTGTACAGCTGAAACTTTTAGCCATGAACAACAAACCTTCAGGTTTTGACAATCTTTATATACCGGGATTTAACAGAACTTATGACGGAAGTTTTGGAGTAGGTTTCAATTATACAGTTTCATATTTTATTCCTATTTACAAGAAAAAAGTAATTGTTCCTGAAATAAAAGAAGCTCCTAAAAAGTAA